One window from the genome of Epinephelus fuscoguttatus linkage group LG3, E.fuscoguttatus.final_Chr_v1 encodes:
- the lcorl gene encoding uncharacterized protein lcorl isoform X2, which yields MASVHCSKCTAERKCFRRELDSWRHTLIHCVGFESILEGIYGPLLLRDLNLFDDCEPEEVDDWSPETSCSQCSFCNLPLEKLSSDQVQSATSPLSSPSDYSPCQAPTISESSQSAHRFLQAVFHKKDVSLGCDSNIPLVAQELMKKMVHQFALEYASKCLLHTSTNGVTTRTSSPLSQTSDAPLDLTVSRTGEEKESESDPDGVLDLSNRNSACPATSSTSSNHKASGSLLPSFIEELRDQGQRGTKCRQSSALGAVLSSLCSAHRSLLYQILKLARQEKLLLFLNHRPVGQTESHCCHCGVNPQDIVTPNAVPFSECKAHNISPYYPLIDCDHQGHGNTVYHPGDSKSNCSIHHYPLTACKGDAPLGSSYCCVQTYRMETYTVMCPKRPHSISCQSLAVGPINNIVCSYASTPSLSESPLLCTPSSSLCPSSSICCKQHNPHSCPCYSNHACLTQVRSTVERGVGDGDPPCPILKREQSPSPPPLSPIPSDINKKTDEKPPSLLHHRQDNDADLMVKDSLVNASHQEADVVTATEDERDCRTPRGFQAKQNPNGTSLQDVMNRFSEKLETIRPIEKDPPLVSTAINISEKEQPQCPSTSQNLQFKDDAHLTEIITTVLHTGSASDYNLSELFNRHDSKEPKSPNTRSRRRQEVLAALATPADDASTRRQTLQIKRELAMLDQSYSRRKMPLAKKARLKDGNVTVTTSPPISDSNLVKEESKRQMEIGVENHKVRKRPLNILSSDSDRDEVKEEIHTVIVTKEVQIFKAEEKEREISTEEKDLAISGTQIPTPEMNIEQGSNRDSVQTEVMTVTTTSANQGNKSCKDLYSGDGSDKNHKETPVGQSSDSDNRPGKGKDHHSPMRDRHKCHSHHSKDTRRSRRNIVPPQRFSSYVTEPRKMFFVACFSESIFNPRTQKEKVLMSSTLGALSKDPDAKDIQLESKSKVPLCSPEPTLKLALETTNKEQYGPSFTESKGLSTNQVVPQEKSPTKQSLDNRTDDSDCAAKPFGRLRSSPKKRQDSKTASRTPQSPSNMDFSMKPTTCVESPPNSQVQYTSPIKLMFVSPVKDKEGVRYSLKSATSGSGAQEPFDPCVESSWSGTLKKQKRQRTESPTSQVKSISSPLKSATSPAKSASLRPKSTSSPKSVSSPAKSTSSPKSASSPKSVSSSPKSVSSPAKSTSSPRSAFSSLKSVSSPAKSTSSPKSASSLPKSVSSPAKAASSPRSASSSPKFSSSPKSPKSPLSSKPASSPAKLASSPRSVSSPTKSALSSPKIGSRRSGEGTPTKRGAGAESQRSPGDSICFHETTPKRRPGRPKKLGPQLEQKAKRPIGRPRKEKAVDSLMGAKNINGKSVSASDVEENVNKNLKITVVYGRSRRNKRMVSEGFDQLQTEFNDAWQAVGLKSDLGILMHNSKTSSGSIKTASTELSEELNFVSPVKESAPQSSSNIKCQKRDDSAPSRKPGRPAKVKISGISVTVTTVSPRQRKIQINKDTRQSPEKRINKKVLLPELKSAKEPLTISHQSTSKSSITEEGIETKDESKDKLPNEPVAVRHSMRVRKPSIHFLHAVATATSRSYSHSNALLRRSKQLLLNKASNERRQGEQQSSVDTSREKRRLCGQERKNISQDLRKVAGVSVDSIFPPKETFRWWAASAEENTMNQELARRIRLISDTWVSNTVENQQKETAFNSKLGTKGNSSFTRNSKQSSVVRTLFDCSPNKPRSCSMQQICSWFMQTTETRSLAIVKKASSRNPYELMHFPRSANKKSLRSSPQAERLRKHIKKFAKMVPKSPLQHRQAQRRLRKRNEALLSTHKIRRQLFPSRFATGMLSQGPQWRRRELGKYQTSLFRARIRFLTQKQRERWQKRQRNKKNMKVATRCSNRHVVTGLQPKRKALRTSAKDQLSDCLENGSATTSVCQTQEPVDVPKEQNLCSKAWSPERLKECRVFLKKINSPDNESTEEEWDSCTVTLDDGSPSAYLFAGNERELVGVVKAVKTERQRSTRRTASRELPGSAPISVQKQDDKPVGRQNGKYKSPGVVSTEAPQPPPAKIVRQSRMRGFTGPRWCDFVFEN from the exons ATGGCTTCGGTGCACTGTTCCAAATGCACGGCCGAAAGAAAATGTTTTCGGCGGGAACTTGATTCGTGGCGACACACATTGATACACTGCGTCG GTTTTGAAAGCATTCTGGAGGGAATATATGGCCCACTGCTACTGAGGGACCTCAATTTATTTGATG ACTGTGAACCTGAAGAGGTGGATGACTGGTCCCCAGAAACAAGTTGCTCTCAGTGTTCATTCTGCAACCTTCCCCTGGAGAAACTCAGCAGT gATCAAgtacagtcagccacgtctcccctctcctccccctctgaTTACTCTCCCTGTCAGGCTCCAACCATCTCTGAGAGCAGCCAGTCAGCACACAGGTTCCTCCAAGCTGTGTTTCACAAGAAAG ATGTGTCCCTGGGCTGTGATTCCAACATCCCTCTGGTTGCCCAGGAGTTAATGAAGAAGATGGTACATCAGTTTGCCTTGGAGTACGCGTCCAAGTGCCTACTCCACACCAGTACAAATGGTGTTACAACAAGGACCTCATCACCTCTGTCACAAACATCAGATGCCCCTCTGGACCTCACAGTGAGCCGAACtggggaggagaaagagagtgaaagTGACCCGG ATGGCGTGCTCGACCTCTCCAACAGGAACTCTGCCTGCCCAGCAACTTCTTCTACATCATCTAATCACAAAGCCTCAGG CTCCCTGCTGCCATCGTTTATTGAAGAATTGAGAGATCAGGGACAGCGAGGGACCAAGTGTCGTCAGAGCTCTGCATTGGGTGCTGTTCTCAGCTCGCTCTGCTCAGCACATCGTTCCTTACTCTACCAAATCTTGAAGCTGGCACGGCAGGAAAAATTGCTGTTGTTCCTTAATCACAGACCTGTAGGTCAAACTGAAtctcactgctgtcactgtGGCGTAAACCCACAGGATATTGTTACCCCTAATGCAGTCCCATTTAGTGAATGTAAAGCCCATAACATCAGCCCGTACTACCCTTTAATTGATTGTGATCATCAAGGTCATGGCAACACAGTATATCATCCAGGAGACTCCAAGTCCAATTGTAGCATCCATCACTACCCCTTAACAGCCTGTAAAGGTGATGCTCCTCTGGGCTCAAGCTACTGCTGTGTTCAGACATACAGGATGGAAACCTACACTGTTATGTGCCCCAAGAGGCCTCACTCCATTTCCTGCCAAAGTCTGGCTGTAGGTCCTATCAACAACATAGTGTGTTCATATGCATCCACTCCTTCATTATCCGAATCCCCTTTACTGTGCACTCCCTCCTCTAGTTTATGCCCTTCCTCATCGATCTGCTGTAAACAACACAACCCCCATTCTTGTCCATGTTATTCAAACCATGCCTGTCTGACACAGGTCAGGAGCACAGTAGAAAGAGGGGTTGGAGATGGGGATCCTCCTTGTCCTATCTTGAAAAGAGAACAGagtccctctcctcctcctctgtcccctATCCCCTcagacatcaataaaaaaacagatgaaaagcCACCCTCCCTCCTTCACCATAGACAAGACAATGATGCTGACCTAATGGTTAAAGATAGTCTTGTGAATGCAAGCCACCAGGAGGCAGATGTGGTTACAGCTACAGAAGACGAGCGAGACTGTAGGACCCCAAGAGGTTTTCAGGCCAAGCAGAACCCAAATGGCACTTCACTGCAAGATGTTATGAATCGCTTCAGTGAGAAACTGGAGACAATCAGACCTATAGAGAAGGACCCACCTCTGGTTTCCACAGCCATTAATATCTCTGAGAAGGAACAGCCACAGTGTCCCTCAACCAGTCAGAACCTGCAGTTTAAGGATGATGCCCATTTGACTGAAATCATCACCACAGTGCTTCACACAGGCAGTGCTAGTGACTACAATCTGAGTGAACTCTTCAATCGCCATGATAGCAAAGAACCCAAGTCACCTAATACTCGCTCTCGACGTCGCCAAGAAGTCCTTGCTGCTTTAGCAACACCTGCTGATGATGCTTCAACCAGAAGGCAGACCTTACAAATTAAACGAGAGCTTGCCATGTTGGACCAGTCCTACAGTAGGAGAAAGATGCCACTCGCAAAGAAAGCAAGATTGAAAGACGGAAATGTTACTGTAACTACATCACCCCCTATATCAGATTCAAACCTAGTTAAAGAGGAGTCTAAAAGACAAATGGAGATAGGTGTAGAGAATCATAAAGTTAGGAAGAGACCACTGAACATTCTCAGTTCAGACAGTGACAGGGATGAGGTAAAAGAAGAAATACACACAGTTATTGTAACAAAAGAAGTTCAGATCTTtaaagcagaggagaaagaaagggaaataTCCACTGAGGAAAAAGATCTTGCCATCTCAGGCACTCAAATACCCACCCCTGAAATGAATATTGAACAAGGCTCGAACAGAGACAGTGTACAAACAGAGGTGATGACAGTGACTACAACTTCAGCAAATCAGGGTAACAAATCCTGTAAAGATCTGTATAGTGGTGATGGAAGTGATAAGAACCACAAAGAAACGCCAGTGGGTCAAAGCTCTGACAGTGACAATAGACCAGGTAAGGGCAAAGATCACCATAGCCCTATGAGAGATAGGCATAAATGTCATTCACACCACTCAAAGGACACAAGGAGATCCAGAAGAAATATAGTTCCGCCACAACGGTTCTCCTCCTATGTTACAGAGCCCAGGAAGATGTTCTTTGTTGCATGTTTCTCTGAAAGCATCTTTAACCCGAGAACACAAAAGGAAAAGGTTTTGATGTCCAGCACCCTGGGTGCCTTATCCAAAGATCCAGATGCTAAGGACATCCAACTTGAATCAAAAAGTAAGGTCCCTCTATGCTCACCTGAGCCCACATTAAAGCTTGCACTTGAAACAACAAATAAAGAACAGTATGGACCATCCTTCACAGAGTCAAAAGGTCTCTCCACAAACCAGGTCGTACCACAAGAGAAGAGTCCTACAAAACAGAGTTTGGACAATAGGACAGATGACAGCGACTGTGCTGCCAAGCCTTTTGGAAGGCTACGGTCATCTCCAAAAAAACGACAGGACTCAAAGACAGCTTCAAGAACTCCCCAAAGCCCATCAAATATGGATTTCTCCATGAAGCCGACTACCTGTGTTGAGAGCCCCCCCAACTCACAAGTCCAGTACACTAGTCCAATAAAGCTCATGTTTGTGTCACCAGTAAAGGATAAGGAAGGGGTCAGATATAGTCTCAAATCAGCAACTTCTGGTTCTGGTGCACAGGAACCCTTTGACCCATGTGTAGAGTCTTCATGGTCAGGGACActtaagaaacaaaaaagacagagaacTGAGTCTCCTACTTCACAAGTTAAATCTATCTCTTCACCACTAAAATCTGCTACCTCACCTGCAAAATCTGCTTCTTTACGGCCCAAGTCTACTTCTTCACCCAAGTCTGTTTCTTCACCAGCCAAATCTACATCTTCACCCAAGTCTGCGTCTTCACCCAAGTCAGTGTCTTCATCACCCAAGTCTGTGTCTTCACCAGCCAAGTCTACTTCTTCACCCAGGTCAGCCTTTTCATCACTCAAGTCGGTTTCTTCACCAGCCAAGTCTACCTCTTCACCCAAGTCAGCTTCTTCATTACCTAAGTCTGTTTCTTCACCAGCCAAGGCTGCTTCTTCACCCAGATCAGCGTCTTCATCACCCAAGTTTTCTTCTTCGCCTAAATCACCCAAGTCACCTTTGTCATCCAAGCCTGCTTCCTCACCAGCCAAGCTTGCGTCTTCACCCAGGTCAGTTTCTTCACCAACCAAGTCTGCTTTGTCATCACCTAAAATAGGTTCCAGAAGATCCGGTGAAGGTACTCCAACTAAGCgtggagctggagctgagagCCAGAGATCACCAGGTGATTCAATATGTTTCCATGAAACCACTCCAAAAAGGCGTCCAGGCCGGCCAAAGAAGCTGGGACCACAGCTTGAGCAAAAGGCAAAGAGGCCAATTGGTCGACCACGCAAGGAGAAGGCTGTGGATTCATTAATGGGGGCAAAAAACATCAATGGAAAATCCGTAAGTGCATCTGACGTTGAGGAGAATGTAAACAAGAACCTTAAAATAACAGTAGTGTATGGCCGTTCTCGGAGAAACAAACGAATGGTGTCTGAGGGCTTTGACCAGCTGCAGACAGAATTTAATGATGCTTGGCAAGCAGTGGGCCTTAAAAGTGACTTGGGCATTTTGATGCACAACTCTAAGACCAGCTCAGGTAGTATCAAAACAGCCTCAACAGAATTGTCAGAGGAATTAAATTTTGTCAGCCCTGTTAAAGAGTCTGCCCCTCAATCTAGCAGTAACATCAAATGTCAGAAGCGGGATGATTCTGCACCCTCAAGGAAACCAGGCAGACCTGCAAAAGTTAAAATCTCTGGAATCTCAGTCACAGTTACTACAGTGTCACCTCGGCAGCGTAAGATTCAGATAAATAAGGATACTCGGCAGTCTCCAGAAAAACGAATTAATAAGAAAGTGCTCCTACCAGAATTGAAATCTGCCAAAGAGCCCTTGACAATCAGTCATCAGTCAACAAGTAAAAGCAGTATAACAGAAGAAGGGATAGAAACAAAGGATGAAAGCAAAGACAAACTGCCAAATGAGCCGGTAGCAGTGCGTCACTCAATGAGAGTGCGAAAGCCCTCAATACACTTTCTCCATGCTGTTGCCACCGCCACGTCTAGATCATACAGCCACAGTAATGCTCTGCTGCGGCGCTCCAAGCAACTTCTGCTAAACAAGGCCAGCAATGAAAGGAGACAGGGGGAACAACAGAGTAGTGTAGATACTTCAAGGGAGAAGAGACGGCTCTGTGGACAAGAGAGGAAGAACATCTCTCAGGACCTGAGAAAAGTGGCAGGGGTGTCTGTAGACTCAATCTTTCCTCCAAAAGAGACCTTCAGGTGGTGGGCAGCATCAGCTGAGGAAAATACTATGAACCAGGAGCTTGCCAGACGAATACGACTCATTTCTGACACTTGGGTCTCAAACACTGTAGAGAACCAGCAAAAAGAAACTGCATTCAATTCAAAACTAGGCACTAAAGGCAACAGTTCATTTACCAGGAATTCAAAACAGTCCTCTGTGGTTCGAACTCTGTTTGACTGCTCTCCCAACAAACCGAGGTCCTGCAGCATGCAGCAGATTTGCTCCTGGTTTATGCAGACCACAGAGACACGTTCTTTGGCTATTGTCAAGAAGGCAAGCTCCCGTAATCCTTACGAACTTATGCACTTCCCCCGTTCTGCCAATAAAAAGAGTCTTCGCAGCAGTCCTCAGGCAGAGCGACTCCGCAAACACATCAAGAAATTTGCCAAGATGGTGCCAAAAAGTCCTTTGCAACATCGACAGGCTCAAAGAAGGCTGAGGAAGAGAAATGAGGCACTTTTATCCACGCACAAGATTAGGCGACAACTTTTCCCTTCCAGGTTTGCAACAGGCATGCTTAGTCAAGGACCCCAATGGAGAAGAAGAGAACTTGGCAAATACCAGACCTCTCTATTTAGAGCAAGGATACGGTTCCTTACCCAAAAACAAAGGGAGAGGTGgcaaaagaggcagaggaataagaaaaacatgaaagtagctaCACGTTGTTCAAATAGACATGTAGTGACTGGACTACAACCAAAACGTAAAGCATTACGCACATCAGCAAAAGATCAGTTATCTGACTGTTTGGAGAACGGTTCTGCCACCACCTCTGTTTGCCAAACTCAGGAGCCTGTGGATGTACCCAAAGAGCAGAACCTCTGCTCTAAAGCCTGGAGTCCTGAGAGACTGAAGGAATGCCGGGTGTTTCTGAAGAAGATCAACTCTCCAGACAATGAATCAACTGAGGAAGAGTGGGACTCCTGTACTGTGACACTGGATGACGGGTCACCTTCTGCGTACCTCTTTGCAGGAAATGAAAGAGAACTGGTAGGTGTTGTTAAAGCTGTGAAAACTGAAAGACAAAGGAGCACGAGAAGAACTGCCTCAAGAGAGCTACCAGGTTCTGCACCTATATCAGTCCAGAAGCAGGATGACAAGCCAGTGGGGAGGCAAAATGGCAAATACAAAAGTCCTGGGGTTGTGTCTACTGAAGCACCGCAACCACCACCAGCGAAGATAGTGAGACAATCGCGAATGAGGGGCTTTACTGGGCCGAGATGGTGTGACTTTGTGTTTG AAAACTAA
- the lcorl gene encoding ligand-dependent nuclear receptor corepressor-like protein isoform X3, protein MASVHCSKCTAERKCFRRELDSWRHTLIHCVGFESILEGIYGPLLLRDLNLFDDCEPEEVDDWSPETSCSQCSFCNLPLEKLSSDQVQSATSPLSSPSDYSPCQAPTISESSQSAHRFLQAVFHKKDVSLGCDSNIPLVAQELMKKMVHQFALEYASKCLLHTSTNGVTTRTSSPLSQTSDAPLDLTVSRTGEEKESESDPDGVLDLSNRNSACPATSSTSSNHKASGRQRRQKEEYIERSLELSEGLLSKALKDIRSGRLQEQRAALLYGIPLHTLKQGLDSWAEGRLGMLHQLAPGNRDFRDEVTSYNVMSSMLGGEARLVLQKVAAWAERAEIGGAAEENGDLSFPPSSLSFYQPSGLRKTLPHSFPQLRDALQPASSPTPSLEPPTSLRIPQVRCMSDHNRSIAAENGSTTENLHQRTSSVEGTATSSTAVARPSSLFKLRPSFLPHGCPGSANQSPHRLGPRTSSLDDSEDGAGGRDKDKQPRKKRGRYRQYNHELLEEAITMVMAGRMSVSKAQGVYGVPHSTLEYKVKERTGTLKNPPKKKSANLSGSGTMTSSTNSGTLASAADTKMF, encoded by the exons ATGGCTTCGGTGCACTGTTCCAAATGCACGGCCGAAAGAAAATGTTTTCGGCGGGAACTTGATTCGTGGCGACACACATTGATACACTGCGTCG GTTTTGAAAGCATTCTGGAGGGAATATATGGCCCACTGCTACTGAGGGACCTCAATTTATTTGATG ACTGTGAACCTGAAGAGGTGGATGACTGGTCCCCAGAAACAAGTTGCTCTCAGTGTTCATTCTGCAACCTTCCCCTGGAGAAACTCAGCAGT gATCAAgtacagtcagccacgtctcccctctcctccccctctgaTTACTCTCCCTGTCAGGCTCCAACCATCTCTGAGAGCAGCCAGTCAGCACACAGGTTCCTCCAAGCTGTGTTTCACAAGAAAG ATGTGTCCCTGGGCTGTGATTCCAACATCCCTCTGGTTGCCCAGGAGTTAATGAAGAAGATGGTACATCAGTTTGCCTTGGAGTACGCGTCCAAGTGCCTACTCCACACCAGTACAAATGGTGTTACAACAAGGACCTCATCACCTCTGTCACAAACATCAGATGCCCCTCTGGACCTCACAGTGAGCCGAACtggggaggagaaagagagtgaaagTGACCCGG ATGGCGTGCTCGACCTCTCCAACAGGAACTCTGCCTGCCCAGCAACTTCTTCTACATCATCTAATCACAAAGCCTCAGG GAGGCAGCGTAGGCAGAAGGAGGAATACATTGAGAGGAGCTTGGAGCTGTCTGAGGGGTTGCTGTCCAAGGCCTTGAAGGATATCCGTTCAGGGAGGCTGCAGGAGCAGCGGGCCGCACTGCTTTATGGGATACCCCTTCATACCCTAAAGCAAGGTCTGGACAGCTGGGCTGAGGGAAGGCTGGGGATGCTACATCAACTTGCACCAGGAAACAGAGATTTCAGGGATGAAGTGACATCATataatgtgatgtcatcaatgTTAGGCGGTGAAGCCCGTCTTGTTCTGCAGAAGGTGGCAGCATGGGCAGAGAGGGCAGAAATTGGAGGAGCTGCAGAAGAGAATGGAGACTTGAGTTTCCCTCCATCTTCTCTTTCCTTTTATCAGCCAAGTGGTCTGCGGAAAACCCTCCCCCACTCTTTCCCCCAGCTCAGGGATGCTCTCCAGCCCGCATCAAGCCCCACCCCCAGTCTGGAGCCACCCACATCCCTGCGTATTCCTCAGGTCCGCTGCATGTCTGACCATAACAGGTCGATCGCAGCTGAGAACGGCAGCACTACTGAAAACCTTCATCAACGTACCTCATCAGTGGAGGGTACTGCCACTTCATCTACGGCTGTTGCCAGACCTTCATCTCTCTTCAAACTCAGACCTTCTTTCTTACCACATGGCTGTCCAGGCAGTGCCAACCAGTCACCTCATCGCCTGGGACCTCGCACCTCTTCACTGGATGATTCAGAAGACGGGGCAGGAGGCCGGGATAAAGACAAGCAGCCAAGAAAGAAACGTGGGAGATACCGCCAGTACAACCACGAACTGTTGGAGGAGGCCATCACTATGGTGATGGCAGGTCGAATGAGCGTGTCCAAGGCCCAGGGAGTTTATGGGGTGCCCCACAGCACACTGGAATACAAAGTCAAAGAGCGTACTGGAACTCTGAAGAACCCACCCAAGAAGAAATCTGCCAACTTGTCTGGTTCTGGTACCATGACCAGTTCCACTAACTCAGGGACTCTAGCCTCAGCTGCTGACACAAAGATGTTCTAG